The following proteins come from a genomic window of Microbacterium sulfonylureivorans:
- a CDS encoding purine-nucleoside phosphorylase, whose translation MSDSTGNPLDDPAADPFEIAAAAAADIARLTGVEKHDIALTLGSGWGKAAELIGETTAAFPATEVTGFSKPALEGHVGTLRSVLTPKGRRVLVIGARTHFYEGHGVRRVVHSVRTAAAAGVRTMVLTNGAGGIKHTWKPGQPVLISDHINLTGDSPLEGATFIDLTDLYSLRLRDLARSIDPSLDEGVYCQFRGPQYETPAEVRMAKTIGGHIVGMSTALEAIAARQAGLEILGFSLITNMAAGIQTTPLSHQEVIEAGREAEPVISSLLARVIGAL comes from the coding sequence ATGTCAGACAGCACCGGCAATCCCCTCGACGACCCCGCGGCCGATCCCTTCGAGATCGCAGCCGCCGCGGCGGCCGACATCGCCCGCCTCACCGGCGTCGAGAAGCACGACATCGCACTCACCCTCGGCAGCGGCTGGGGCAAGGCCGCGGAGCTCATCGGAGAGACGACCGCGGCCTTCCCGGCGACCGAGGTCACCGGCTTCTCGAAGCCGGCGCTCGAGGGGCACGTCGGAACGCTCCGGAGCGTTCTCACCCCGAAGGGCCGGCGCGTGCTCGTGATCGGCGCGCGGACCCACTTCTACGAGGGCCACGGCGTCCGCCGTGTCGTGCACAGCGTCCGCACAGCCGCGGCGGCGGGTGTGCGGACGATGGTGCTGACCAACGGCGCCGGCGGCATCAAGCACACGTGGAAGCCCGGGCAGCCGGTCCTCATCAGCGACCACATCAACCTCACCGGCGACTCGCCCCTCGAGGGCGCAACCTTCATCGACCTCACCGACCTGTACTCCCTGCGGCTGCGCGATCTCGCCCGCTCCATCGATCCGTCGCTCGATGAGGGCGTGTACTGCCAGTTCCGGGGGCCGCAGTACGAAACGCCGGCCGAGGTGCGCATGGCCAAGACGATCGGCGGTCACATCGTCGGCATGTCCACGGCCCTCGAAGCGATCGCGGCACGTCAGGCGGGCCTCGAGATCCTCGGCTTCTCGCTCATCACGAACATGGCGGCGGGCATCCAGACCACCCCGCTCAGCCACCAGGAGGTCATCGAGGCGGGCCGCGAGGCCGAGCCCGTGATCTCGTCGCTTCTCGCCCGCGTGATCGGCGCGCTGTGA
- a CDS encoding PTS sugar transporter subunit IIB, translating to MRILVVCGAGASSTFVAQRVRHAAHDQGLPYSAFAGTEQSLPIDLDAADVVLVGPHLVHALERIERDAAARGTTVVLLPPDIFADKDGTRTLALVRDAVGASGGPAPTAGGTPPASRLDTNPTDDTTD from the coding sequence ATGAGGATCCTTGTGGTCTGCGGAGCGGGTGCGTCGAGCACCTTCGTCGCCCAGCGCGTGCGCCATGCGGCCCATGACCAGGGACTCCCCTATTCCGCCTTCGCCGGCACCGAGCAGTCGCTTCCGATCGACCTCGATGCCGCGGACGTCGTCCTCGTCGGTCCGCACCTCGTTCACGCTCTCGAGCGCATCGAACGGGATGCCGCCGCCCGGGGCACGACGGTGGTGCTGCTGCCGCCCGACATCTTCGCGGACAAGGACGGCACACGGACGCTCGCACTCGTCCGCGACGCGGTCGGGGCCTCCGGGGGGCCGGCTCCGACCGCGGGCGGCACCCCGCCCGCATCCCGCCTCGACACCAACCCCACCGACGACACCACCGACTGA
- a CDS encoding GNAT family N-acetyltransferase, translating to MLLTQPVPLENAFVRLEPLSADHVDDIARAAVGLEHAWYTSVPAPDAVAEDVAQRLAWQDEGHMNAWAVRRLDTGLVVGETTFCNIDQANRHVEIGHTWIGVEAQRTAVNTASKLLLLAHAFESCDAIAVEFRTHWHNRQSRAAIARLGAKQDGVLRNHRLGPDGTLRDTVVFSILPSEWPAVRLGLEERLRRG from the coding sequence ATGCTCCTCACGCAGCCGGTGCCCCTCGAGAACGCGTTCGTCCGCCTGGAGCCGCTGAGCGCCGACCACGTCGACGACATCGCGCGGGCCGCGGTCGGCCTCGAGCACGCCTGGTACACCTCGGTGCCCGCACCCGACGCCGTCGCCGAGGACGTCGCGCAGCGCCTCGCCTGGCAGGACGAGGGCCACATGAACGCCTGGGCGGTGCGCCGTCTCGACACCGGCCTGGTCGTGGGCGAGACGACGTTCTGCAACATCGACCAGGCCAATCGCCACGTCGAGATCGGCCACACCTGGATCGGAGTCGAGGCGCAGCGCACCGCGGTGAACACGGCCTCGAAGCTGCTCCTGCTCGCCCACGCCTTCGAGTCGTGCGACGCCATCGCCGTCGAGTTCCGCACGCACTGGCACAACCGGCAGTCGCGCGCGGCGATCGCCCGGCTCGGTGCCAAGCAGGACGGCGTCCTGCGCAACCACCGGCTCGGACCCGACGGCACTCTTCGCGACACCGTCGTCTTCTCGATCCTCCCGTCCGAATGGCCTGCGGTGCGCCTCGGCCTCGAGGAGCGTCTGCGCCGCGGGTGA
- a CDS encoding HPr family phosphocarrier protein, whose amino-acid sequence MPSISRTVRIGSAHGLHARPAKMFAQAAKEAGIPITVAKDSGAPVNAASILGVIALGVEQGDYVTLTADGDGAEAALDTLAELLTTDHDAA is encoded by the coding sequence ATGCCATCCATCTCACGGACCGTCCGGATCGGCTCCGCCCACGGCCTGCACGCCCGCCCCGCGAAGATGTTCGCCCAGGCGGCGAAGGAGGCCGGCATCCCGATCACGGTCGCCAAGGACTCGGGCGCGCCGGTGAACGCGGCGAGCATCCTCGGGGTGATCGCCCTGGGCGTCGAACAGGGCGACTACGTCACGCTGACCGCCGACGGCGACGGCGCAGAAGCCGCGCTCGACACGCTCGCCGAGCTGCTCACGACCGATCACGACGCGGCGTAG
- a CDS encoding MFS transporter: MAGAQSENERDAAAAASIPPSAAPLGAAGLAGSVDATPGTGDGTGENPDPPHWLRKVVLFLSGQTVSLLGSMLVQYAVFWYLTIEYRSGIYMMLAALFGFLPQAVVSIFGGVWADRHNRKYLIMGADAVIALATLALALIMMTGYDAVWLLFAVMAVRSAGAGIQMPAVSALIPQITPTRNLIRVNGINGSIQSAMALLAPAAAGAIYAWSSAATGGTAASLIPIFFIDVVTAIIGIGILAFIPVGTVRRASDVATGYFADLVDGVRYIVHHAFVRWLLIVFAIIFLLTVAPSNLTPLMLVRSFPAGEQQDVVNLAVLEIAFSVGMMLGGILVASFFAKRSRIGLIVVSSLAFGALSIGLGLSSSIWMFFAFMFLVGLAVPFFSTPSMTLLQETVEPERQGRVFGFVGIVMAVAMPLGMVVFGPLADVMPIELLLVAAGILTFVVIGLAVWLPAGQRAIAAARKASEVADHDPAVAAATVEAAMHGKEA, from the coding sequence ATGGCGGGCGCGCAGAGCGAGAACGAACGGGATGCCGCGGCCGCGGCATCCATCCCTCCCAGCGCTGCGCCGCTCGGCGCAGCGGGCCTCGCGGGCTCGGTCGACGCCACCCCCGGCACCGGGGACGGCACGGGCGAGAACCCCGATCCGCCGCACTGGCTGCGCAAGGTGGTCCTCTTCCTGAGCGGGCAGACGGTGAGCCTGCTCGGCTCGATGCTCGTGCAGTACGCGGTGTTCTGGTACCTCACGATCGAGTACCGCTCCGGCATCTACATGATGCTCGCCGCGCTGTTCGGGTTCCTCCCGCAGGCCGTGGTGTCGATCTTCGGCGGGGTCTGGGCAGACCGTCACAACCGCAAGTACCTGATCATGGGAGCAGACGCGGTCATCGCCCTGGCGACGCTCGCCCTGGCGCTCATCATGATGACCGGGTACGACGCGGTGTGGCTGCTGTTCGCCGTGATGGCCGTGCGCTCGGCGGGTGCCGGCATCCAGATGCCCGCGGTGTCCGCACTCATCCCGCAGATCACGCCCACACGCAACCTCATTCGCGTCAACGGCATCAACGGCTCCATCCAGTCCGCCATGGCGCTGCTGGCACCCGCCGCGGCCGGCGCGATCTACGCGTGGTCCTCCGCGGCCACCGGCGGCACGGCCGCATCGCTGATCCCCATCTTCTTCATCGACGTCGTCACCGCGATCATCGGGATCGGCATCCTCGCGTTCATCCCGGTGGGCACGGTGCGTCGCGCGTCGGACGTCGCGACCGGGTACTTCGCCGACCTGGTCGACGGCGTGCGCTACATCGTCCACCACGCCTTCGTCCGGTGGCTGCTCATCGTGTTCGCGATCATCTTCCTGCTCACCGTGGCCCCGTCCAACCTCACGCCGCTGATGCTGGTGCGCTCGTTCCCGGCAGGCGAGCAGCAGGACGTCGTCAACCTCGCCGTGCTCGAGATCGCGTTCAGCGTCGGCATGATGCTCGGCGGCATCCTGGTCGCGTCGTTCTTCGCCAAGCGGAGCCGCATCGGACTCATCGTGGTCTCGTCACTCGCCTTCGGCGCTCTATCGATCGGCCTCGGACTGTCGTCGAGCATCTGGATGTTCTTCGCCTTCATGTTCCTCGTCGGGCTCGCGGTCCCGTTCTTCTCGACCCCGTCGATGACGCTGCTGCAGGAGACGGTCGAGCCCGAGCGCCAGGGCCGGGTGTTCGGCTTCGTCGGGATCGTCATGGCGGTCGCGATGCCGCTCGGCATGGTCGTGTTCGGACCGCTCGCCGACGTGATGCCGATCGAGCTTCTGCTCGTGGCGGCGGGCATCCTCACCTTCGTCGTGATCGGGCTCGCGGTGTGGCTGCCGGCCGGGCAGCGCGCGATCGCGGCGGCGCGGAAGGCGTCCGAGGTCGCCGATCACGACCCGGCGGTCGCTGCGGCGACCGTGGAGGCGGCGATGCACGGGAAGGAGGCCTGA
- a CDS encoding phospho-sugar mutase — MSAEDGVREADPANPVVALAEAWLAQDPDGETRAELRDVIAAAEGGDAAALADLADRFAARLEFGTAGLRGELGAGSNRMNRVLVAQAAAGLAAYVLEKRGGTPEDAEPPTIVVGYDGRRNSHVFAQDSAEIFAGAGLRAILLPRLLPTPVLAYAVRHLGAAAGVMVTASHNPPNDNGYKVYLGGADEGSQIVSPADAEIAAHIERVAADGDIAALPRSLGYEIAPETIVDDYVAATAAVAPAPAGAAGLTWVYTAMHGVGWETLSRILEAAGYPAPEPVVDQLEPDGAFPTVAFPNPEEPGAMDLSFARAREVGAELVIANDPDADRLAVAVPDDAAPDGWRRLTGNQIGLLLGWRAARLTAERGAPEGASLACSLVSSPGLEAVADHYGLDFHSTLTGFKWISRAPGIVFGFEEALGYLVNPETVRDKDGISAAVAMLGMVAEARGRGASLADLLAEFDSTFGAFASDQVSVRVDDVSTIASIMAALRAEHPSAVGGVAVDRVDDLLEGVGDLPPGDVLRLWLADGSRVIVRPSGTEPKLKLYLDVRGDSAEDAAARIARLVTGARDLLDAIGS, encoded by the coding sequence GTGAGCGCCGAGGACGGCGTCCGCGAGGCGGATCCCGCGAACCCCGTCGTCGCGCTCGCCGAGGCGTGGCTCGCACAGGACCCCGACGGAGAGACCCGCGCCGAGCTGCGCGACGTCATCGCGGCCGCCGAGGGCGGCGACGCCGCAGCGCTCGCCGACCTCGCCGACCGCTTCGCCGCGCGGCTCGAGTTCGGCACGGCGGGTCTGCGGGGTGAGCTCGGGGCGGGCAGCAACCGGATGAACCGCGTCCTCGTCGCGCAGGCGGCGGCCGGCCTGGCGGCGTACGTCCTCGAGAAGAGGGGCGGGACGCCGGAGGATGCCGAGCCGCCGACGATCGTCGTCGGCTACGACGGGCGCCGCAACTCTCATGTGTTCGCCCAGGACTCCGCCGAGATCTTCGCCGGCGCCGGTCTGCGTGCGATTCTCCTGCCGCGCCTGCTGCCCACGCCCGTCCTCGCCTACGCGGTGCGCCATCTGGGCGCCGCAGCCGGGGTCATGGTGACCGCGAGCCACAACCCGCCCAACGACAACGGCTACAAGGTCTACCTGGGCGGCGCCGACGAGGGATCGCAGATCGTGTCTCCCGCCGATGCCGAGATCGCCGCGCACATCGAGCGCGTCGCCGCCGACGGCGACATCGCCGCGCTCCCGCGCTCCCTCGGGTACGAGATCGCCCCTGAGACGATCGTCGACGACTACGTCGCCGCGACCGCGGCCGTCGCCCCCGCGCCCGCCGGAGCCGCCGGGCTGACGTGGGTCTACACCGCCATGCACGGCGTCGGGTGGGAGACGCTGTCGCGCATCCTCGAGGCGGCCGGATACCCCGCACCCGAGCCCGTCGTCGACCAGCTCGAGCCGGACGGCGCCTTCCCGACCGTGGCATTCCCCAACCCGGAGGAGCCCGGCGCGATGGACCTGTCCTTCGCACGGGCGCGCGAGGTGGGCGCGGAGCTCGTGATCGCGAACGACCCCGATGCCGACCGGCTCGCCGTGGCCGTCCCCGACGACGCGGCGCCCGACGGCTGGCGCCGGCTCACCGGCAATCAGATCGGCCTGCTTCTCGGCTGGCGCGCGGCACGGCTGACGGCGGAGCGCGGTGCCCCCGAGGGCGCCTCGCTCGCCTGCTCGCTCGTCTCGTCGCCGGGGCTCGAAGCCGTCGCCGACCACTACGGGCTCGATTTCCACTCGACGCTCACCGGGTTCAAGTGGATCTCGCGCGCCCCGGGGATCGTGTTCGGCTTCGAGGAGGCTCTCGGCTACCTCGTCAACCCCGAGACGGTGCGCGACAAGGACGGCATCTCGGCCGCCGTCGCGATGCTCGGCATGGTCGCCGAGGCCCGCGGGCGAGGCGCCTCGCTCGCCGATCTCCTGGCGGAGTTCGATTCCACGTTCGGCGCGTTCGCCAGCGACCAGGTCTCCGTGCGCGTGGACGACGTCTCGACGATCGCGAGCATCATGGCCGCGCTGCGGGCGGAGCACCCCTCGGCCGTCGGCGGGGTCGCGGTCGACCGCGTGGACGACCTGCTCGAAGGGGTCGGAGACCTTCCGCCCGGCGACGTGCTGCGGCTCTGGCTGGCCGACGGCTCGCGCGTGATCGTGCGCCCGAGCGGCACCGAGCCCAAGCTCAAGCTCTACCTCGACGTGCGCGGCGACTCGGCGGAAGACGCAGCGGCGCGCATCGCGCGCCTCGTGACCGGCGCCCGCGACCTGCTGGACGCGATCGGGAGCTGA
- a CDS encoding BglG family transcription antiterminator has protein sequence MTRARQDRLLGLLARDGDWVTAATLADALGVTPRSVRSYVTAVNARVAPGVAIESGPQGYRAGADAAAALRAAGTDAGTPRDRLHTLVRALLDAPDGIDTFEFADRLHVSPATLDADLARVRGLLGGTELTLERSASQARLRGTEMAQRRLLSRLAHDEMDAGSFDIAALRRTLGEDSVGAAAFGPFKADLVAELGALGYFVNEFGIADVVMHIAIAADRVAQDRGLEGADADPRPAQQEIAAIIGRLAERHLGVELGSGDLHHLATLVLTRVVAPGAETPADHARSRLDPEVEAAVRDVVETASAEFLVDIAHEDFVLRLALHVQNLQHRAREQAWSRNPLTRSLKSTYPMIFEVAVFIASRLQERLGIPLPDDEIAYIAMHVGGRLERSRRADQLLTATIVCPGYYDLHELLRSSVDRSLGQAIEVVGVETRVDPDWSTIDTDLVLTTIEPAVPGDRIVRIQPFLTDSDIERVQAAAGRIRRTRRLARLRTELERYFAPSAFVRGLDAAAGEEGVIRLLGDALIAQGVIDDDYVARTIDREHLSSTAFTDALAVPHALGMTATRTSIAIGIADPSIPWGEGRVQVVALVAFSETDREAFQTVFEQFVEVFSERDSVQRIVRRATDFGGFLDELVAVIDG, from the coding sequence GTGACGAGAGCGCGACAGGACCGACTCCTGGGCCTGCTCGCGCGCGACGGGGACTGGGTCACCGCTGCGACCCTCGCCGACGCTCTCGGGGTGACGCCGCGCAGCGTGCGGTCGTACGTCACGGCAGTGAACGCCCGCGTCGCCCCCGGGGTCGCGATCGAATCGGGACCGCAGGGCTACCGGGCGGGCGCCGACGCGGCGGCGGCGCTGCGCGCGGCGGGGACGGATGCCGGAACCCCTCGCGACCGGCTGCACACACTCGTCCGGGCCCTGCTCGACGCCCCCGACGGCATCGACACGTTCGAGTTCGCCGATCGCCTGCACGTGAGTCCGGCGACGCTCGACGCCGATCTCGCGCGGGTGCGGGGTCTCCTCGGCGGCACCGAGCTCACCCTCGAGCGGTCGGCATCGCAGGCGCGCCTGCGCGGCACGGAGATGGCGCAGCGCCGCCTGCTGAGCAGGCTCGCGCACGACGAGATGGATGCCGGGTCATTCGACATCGCGGCGCTCCGGCGCACCCTCGGCGAGGACTCGGTCGGCGCGGCGGCGTTCGGACCCTTCAAGGCCGACCTGGTCGCGGAGCTCGGCGCGCTCGGCTACTTCGTCAACGAGTTCGGCATCGCCGATGTCGTGATGCATATCGCGATCGCCGCCGACCGGGTCGCGCAGGACCGTGGGCTCGAGGGCGCCGACGCCGACCCCCGCCCGGCGCAGCAGGAGATCGCGGCGATCATCGGCCGCCTCGCCGAGCGCCACCTCGGGGTCGAGCTGGGCTCGGGCGACCTGCATCACCTGGCGACGCTCGTCCTCACGCGTGTCGTCGCCCCCGGGGCGGAGACGCCCGCCGACCACGCCCGCTCGCGCCTCGACCCCGAAGTCGAGGCGGCCGTGCGCGACGTGGTCGAGACGGCGTCGGCCGAGTTCCTCGTCGACATCGCCCACGAGGACTTCGTCCTGCGCCTGGCGCTCCACGTGCAGAACCTGCAGCACCGGGCGCGCGAGCAGGCGTGGTCGCGCAACCCGCTGACCCGGTCCCTCAAGTCGACCTACCCGATGATCTTCGAGGTCGCGGTGTTCATCGCCAGCCGGCTGCAGGAGCGGCTCGGCATCCCGCTGCCCGACGATGAGATCGCCTACATCGCGATGCACGTCGGCGGCCGCCTCGAGCGGAGCCGCCGCGCCGACCAGCTGCTGACCGCGACGATCGTGTGCCCGGGCTATTACGACCTGCACGAGCTGCTGCGTTCGAGCGTGGACCGCTCGCTCGGCCAGGCGATCGAGGTGGTCGGCGTCGAGACGCGCGTCGACCCCGACTGGTCGACGATCGACACCGACCTCGTCCTCACCACGATCGAACCGGCCGTGCCGGGCGACCGCATCGTGCGGATCCAGCCGTTCCTCACCGACAGCGACATCGAGCGCGTGCAGGCCGCGGCGGGCCGCATCCGCCGTACCCGTCGCCTCGCACGTCTGCGGACGGAGCTGGAGCGCTACTTCGCGCCGTCGGCCTTCGTGAGAGGACTGGATGCCGCGGCCGGCGAGGAGGGCGTCATCCGCCTTCTCGGCGACGCGCTCATCGCGCAGGGCGTGATCGACGACGACTACGTGGCGCGCACCATCGATCGCGAGCACCTGTCGTCGACCGCCTTCACCGATGCGCTCGCGGTGCCGCACGCCCTCGGGATGACCGCCACGCGCACCTCGATCGCCATCGGCATCGCCGACCCGTCCATCCCGTGGGGCGAGGGCCGCGTCCAGGTCGTCGCGCTCGTCGCGTTCTCCGAGACCGACCGCGAGGCGTTCCAGACGGTGTTCGAGCAGTTCGTCGAGGTCTTCTCCGAGCGCGACAGCGTCCAGCGCATCGTCCGCCGCGCGACCGACTTCGGCGGCTTCCTCGACGAACTCGTCGCCGTGATCGACGGCTGA